CCGGCCGGCGCTCCGCGAGGTCCCAGGCCCTGGCGACACCATAAGAGAGGAGATGGCCGCCGATCCGCCGTCCCCGGAAGGCGGGGATCAGTCCGAAGTAGACGATCTCGACCGAACCCTCGCCCTGCGCCTCCAGCTCCACATAGCCGGCCGGTGTCCCCTTCTCGTACGCCACCCAGGTCTCGGTGCCCGGCCTGGCGAGCATCTCCTCCCACTGCGCGTACGTCATGCCCAGCCGGTCGGTCCAGCGGATGTCACCGCCGACGGCCGTATACAGAAAGCGGCTGAACTCCGGCGAGGGCACCTCGGCCCGCACGATCCGCAGATCCCCTCCGGGTG
The Streptomyces lunaelactis genome window above contains:
- a CDS encoding GNAT family N-acetyltransferase: MSITVTTWSLEQTSPADLRPAAAPGGDLRIVRAEVPSPEFSRFLYTAVGGDIRWTDRLGMTYAQWEEMLARPGTETWVAYEKGTPAGYVELEAQGEGSVEIVYFGLIPAFRGRRIGGHLLSYGVARAWDLAERRPGLTPTKRVWLHTCSKDGPHAMDNYLRRGFTLFDTKVTEEPEVAAPGPWPGADARP